Proteins encoded in a region of the Sander lucioperca isolate FBNREF2018 chromosome 4, SLUC_FBN_1.2, whole genome shotgun sequence genome:
- the exosc9 gene encoding exosome complex component RRP45 — protein MKDTPLSNCERDFLLKAIEEKKRLDGRQTYDYRKMKITFGTDFGCCFVDLGKTRVMAQVSGELVTPKENRPNEGIMFFNIELSPMASPAFEAGRQSELSVKLNRQLERCLRNSKCLDTESLCVVSGEKVWQIRVDVHMLNHDGNLMDAASIAAITALCHFRRPDVGIQGDDVTVYSPEERDPIPLSIYHMPISVSFSFFQQGTYLLVDPCEREERVMDGLLMIAMNKHREICSIQSSGGIMLLKEQVMRCSKIASVKVSEITELISKALENDKKARKAGGKCGFAESMPQERITALKMDETPVEMTDVTDRANDIVQKAEAPPQTVPSPLVPVPGVGQVGQGLHNTWGLEEEEEEDEEEENDNSGEEQEETKMEEEQHEKEESRGGDVVEISDSEEEEVVILHPEKADKAPTNTGSSSYQRGAATSKKKRKQ, from the exons ATGAAGGACACGCCGCTGTCTAACTGTGAGCGGGATTTCCTGCTCAAAGCCATCGAAGAGAAAAAG CGCCTGGATGGACGGCAGACCTACGACTACAGGAAGATGAAGATCACATTCGGGACGGACTTTGGATgctgctttgtggatctgggaAAAACCAG GGTCATGGCCCAGGTGTCGGGGGAGCTGGTGACTCCTAAAGAGAATCGACCAAACGAAGGAATCATGTTCTTCAACATCGAGCTGTCACCCATGGCCTCACCAGCGTTTGAAGCAGGCAG acaGTCCGAGTTGTCCGTGAAGCTAAACAGACAGCTGGAGAGATGCTTGAGGAACTCCAAGTGCCTTGATACCGAGTCcctgtgtgtggtgtctggAGAAAAG GTGTGGCAGATCAGAGTGGATGTCCACATGTTGAATCACGATGGGAACCTGATGGACGCTGCCAGCATCGCTGCCATCACCGCTCTGTGCCACTTCAGGCGTCCTGATGTCGGCATCCAGGGAGATGACGTCACAGTG TACAGTCCAGAGGAGAGAGACCCTATTCCTCTGAGTATCTACCACATGCCCATCAGCGTCAGCTTCTCCTTCTTCCAGCAAGG AACCTATCTGCTGGTGGACCCCTGTGAACGGGAGGAGCGGGTGATGGACGGCTTGCTGATGATCGCCATGAACAAACACCGAGAAATCTGCTCCATCCAGTCCAGCGGGGGCATCATGTTGCTTAAAGAGCAG GTTATGAGATGCAGTAAAATAGCCAGCGTCAAAGTTTCTGAAATCACGGAGCTCATCAGCAAAGCCCTGGAGAACGATAAGAAAGCGAG GAAGGCGGGTGGCAAGTGTGGTTTTGCGGAGTCCATGCCACAGGAGCGAATCACAGCCCTGAAAATGGACGAGACTCCAGTGGAGATGACAGATGTGACCGACAGAGCCAATGACATCGTCCAGAAAGCTGAGGCCCCACCTCAGAC GGTGCCTTCTCCACTGGTGCCTGTCCCAGGTGTGGGCCAGGTAGGGCAGGGGCTGCATAACACCTGGggactggaggaggaggaggaggaggatgaagaggaggaaaatgACAACAGTGGTGAAGAACAGGAGGAAACAAAGATGGAAGAAGAACAGCATGAAAaggaggagagcagaggag GAGATGTGGTTGAGATATCTGACAGCGAAGAGGAGGAAGTGGTCATACTTCATCCGGAGAAAGCAGACAAAGCTCCCAC AAATACAGGATCCAGTTCCTACCAGAGGGGGGCAGCAACATCAAAGAAGAAACGGAAACAATGA